In the Bacteroidota bacterium genome, ATTTAGCAAATCAAGCGCTTACACGAAACAATGCCGATTGGAAGTTTCCAACAACTTTCGGTAAGTTGTACAATTCTGAAAAGCAATCAATATTTCCGGGTGACCTCGTGCAATTTTCGAATGTAAAAATCAAGAACAAAAATGGTGAAACCTGGACATTCCCTAAACATACAGCTATTGTGATGGAAGTGCGAGATAATGGTGTTTTACTGCTAGCTGAACAAAATGTAAATGGAAAAAAAATTGTTCAAATAGATGAGCTTGATTATAAAAACAAACTAAGTGGTAAAATGGAATTTTACCGACCTCAAAAAAAAATGTAACACTTCATTTTAAGTATTGTTGTTATTGAATGATGAACAAGTATATATATCATATAGCTTTAGAAAAGGACTTAATTAAAGCAATGAAAATCGGATATTACCAAGCTGATTCTTTGATTTCAGAAGGTTTTCTGCACTGCTCAACACTTGAAGAATTAATAAATACAGCAAACCGAATTTTTAAAAATCAACGAAATTTATTTTTGTTAGAGTTAGAAAGTACCGAAATAGAAGCAAAAACAATTTATGAAAACACCTCCGGAG is a window encoding:
- a CDS encoding DUF952 domain-containing protein; this encodes MNKYIYHIALEKDLIKAMKIGYYQADSLISEGFLHCSTLEELINTANRIFKNQRNLFLLELESTEIEAKTIYENTSGGSILYPHIYGNLNLPAIHQSYRFEPDETGKFVFPKPSDSIALDF